In a single window of the Acyrthosiphon pisum isolate AL4f chromosome X, pea_aphid_22Mar2018_4r6ur, whole genome shotgun sequence genome:
- the LOC100572169 gene encoding uncharacterized protein LOC100572169: MEATYGTVSFSNKNTVLCYYFFFYSFMSTTFNMDTNYWDTLAINELFEPNITYPDMNIIKCLSRYNAALLIVDTNEMWNKYVTTMVKLISDAGITEIHKLALIKVSIHCAHKKKKLTPSHYIHLIYNSKGSMTLDFLDWGIEAYPNDTRILEVNINFKLTDKDELIAYELFKENAYKVSSTLWLIVIKYFLNKPQIWHIFNMAFGDESVCCNEVKKKLAKEYLLWLSKNKSLNDARNAYLLLNTNNSCDASLCKTMVNLENRQQIIDVSKIREHFTLACMQFGKTNIG; the protein is encoded by the exons ATGGAGGCAACATATGGGACTGTGTCCTTCTCAAACAAAAATACagttttgtgttattatttttttttttacagcttTATGTCAACTACATTTAACATGGATACAAATTATTGGGATACATTGGCTATAAATGAACTGTTTGAACCTAATATTACTTATCCAGacatgaatattat aaaatgtctTAGTAGATACAACGCTGCATTGTTAATAGTTGATACAAATGAGATGTGGAATAAGTATGTAACCACTATGGTCAAATTAATATCTGATGCTGGTAttacagaaattcataaacttGCTTTAATTAAAGTATCTATACATTGCGctcacaagaaaaaaaaattgacaccaAGTCATTATATTCATTTG atatataattcAAAAGGTTCAATGACCCTGGACTTTTTAGATTGGGGCATTGAAGCATATCCGAATGACACACGTATCTTAGAagtgaatataaattttaaactaactgATAAAGATGAACTAATTGCTTACGagttatttaaagaaaatgcttataaagtTTCAAGCACTCTGTggcttatagttattaaatattttttaaataagccACAGATATGGCATATTTTCAACATGGCATTTGGAGATGAATCTGTGTGTTGTaacgaagtaaaaaaaaagcttgCAAAGGAGTATTTGTTGTGGTTAAGCAAAAATAAGTCTTTGAATGATGCTCGAAACGCATACTTGTTGTTGAACACAAACAACAGTTGTGATGCAAGTCTGTGCAAGACCATGGTAAATCTAGAAAACCGACAACAGATAATAGATGTCAGCAAGATTAGGGAGCATTTTACATTAGCATGCATGCAGTTTGGTAAAACCAATATCGGTTAG